A stretch of DNA from Glycine max cultivar Williams 82 chromosome 18, Glycine_max_v4.0, whole genome shotgun sequence:
TACGATATTTTTTCGAATTCTAATACAAAAGTAGAGCATTTGATTCGTTATATATTTGtcaatttgtataaatatttgttcTAAACATGCTCCAGTTATCATATAATTAACAAGGATTGTATGTTTGAGTTTAAATTGCGATttctattcatttatttatgttttgagAGGGTAAAATATAAGGAGGAGATTAGCTGTGAGATAGACATAAGTTTTTGCTCTGATTAATTTATTCGTGAacacttaaaagaaaaaaatgaaataagttttttttgcctatgaactaaaattaactcatacatagattaatttaatttatatgataagatataagattgatttaatggttaaagaaataaaatgaaaagaagagatAATGAGAAAATCtgttttactaataaaaaaatgaatcaacTAACATTTAATATTGATGGATAAAAAAGCTtatgagaaattattttttttcattttttctctcttataagTATTTATGGATAAGTTTATGCAAATATGatcatgttttatttatttattacattttctttcgatttcattaattaatatgaagAGCTATTGAAATGTTAAGGTAAGATTTGTAAGTGTAAGTATGTCACCGTATTTTCTCTTGTTTTAAAATTCAAGAGTTATCAAAGAAAATGCTAAACATAATTAACTATTGTGTTCTCAAGTTTTGGACCTAatgtagaaaatatttttaagaaaatatctcGTACACTGCAATcaaacttatttttagttttaatttgtattgaaattgaaaacaaaaataggtAATCAAACCAGCCGGAAGCTTCCATTTTCTCGTTAGTCTTCTGTTTTCTatgttcttttttccttttgttttccaATTACTCAGAGAAAGCATAGCTTAGACAAAATACAGGAGTATTATCACAGCCAGAAGGATTTCTAATATATAAGCAGGACCACACGTACTTAATTGGCGTGTGATGAATATGTGATGactgttttatttcttttcttagaAATCACATGTATTGGAAGAGTATTTTATTCAAGAGTAATaaaatttttcttctaaatacttaaataaaacTATATACTAAAATTTTGAACTTGAGATTAACGGTTAAATAAGAATAATTCTGTATTGGTTGATCCATGTCTTCAGCAgtaactattttcttttttagttttaatggaaaagataaatttaaattaaatgtgtattttaaaaaaaaagtataataataattgagaaacttattatattcataatgcattattatttataacatttaattttaaaatattaaaaatttgtttttaaagttttatacaaaaaattacatattatcataatttttaagcatttattctaataaaaattgtttttttttcttaaacagaTGAATTAGACCGTCCTAAAAgtatcttttaattataaaaataaatctagATTGTACGAGACAAATTTGGATGAAGTCTATTATGCCATAATCTTGTCATGATTTCTGGCTTTTCTGCAgcgtttttatttattcttttatttttaagttatcaaCTAACCAATAAAACTCATGCTTGTACGTAACAAAATTCTTCATATATATCATCTATATACTTAGGTTTGCAAAAATAGAAACGAAGGCCCTTCAATTTCATTTAGTCTACTTTGACCATTTTTGTAGATTATGTTATCTATATGCAAAATCAAAGGCCACAtataatttggataaatttttgttttatatgcaggaaaaaaacatttttttaataagtttttttatttatacacaATCGTAGCCTAATCTATTCTAGCTAAGTGTGACTATTATATGagtgaaatattttgttgacaattaattcatcaatcaataaataaataaaagatgatgaaaaCATTGACCTGTATGCAAAGAAACAATTTATCATACTTTTAATATCTGAACTGATGAACTAATTTAATACAAcatgataatttcttttaagaaCACTACAAATATCGaatcattttctttctctttgatatatatatatatatatatataaatttctaaTAGCAATTTGCAAATATAATATGCTGTCCATTTTTAAAGCCCTACACTACAAATTTATATAATCACACACAAGTTGCAGTGCACAATAAAAGATgaatattttcaatttgttaGTGCCATTATCAGATCTGAAAATAGTTAATATACATGAGCTGCGCTGTTTATCAGTTGTCAAGTTCGATCTGACAACCTTATCTATGTTTATATATCAAGGTTTTCAAGATATATAATTCTAATATTACATGCATGTTCAGTCGTATGAGTATTCAAACTTTCTCTTTCGTGCCTAACGCTACCATTAAAGAAGTTTTCCTTCTcttcatttataaattattaacatatatttttttcccaaatTAAGAATAAAGGAAAGAAGGAGTTATCCCAATCCACAGTTAGAACATACCACTAAACAAGGTAAAAATCTCTTGCATTGCGTAGGTACGTGTAaatgtgaaaaatataattttaaaacactgatttttattgaacaaataattaaagaaagtaATATAAAAGTTCACAAGAAGTCTAGacgagaaaaaaatatataaaattatctaataagCCAAATAAATGATATACAACTGGGGATTTTTACCAGAAAAAAACCGTAGATTAtctacaaataatttattagagagAAGCCACTAGCAGTTACCTTTTTTCCGAACACATAAATGTCAACCTTGTTGGATATGTCAGGAAGTCAATTCTCAATGAATCACATAATTTGTTaagattaaatatgttttaattatatttttatcatcataaattagtgtttttaatttttgattcttataagtttatttttataattttagttcttataagttattattttttaattttgatccctataattttttttcaattttagtctctttaagattttaatttttttatttatagttttcatAAATTTGTGCTTATAAAGaccaaagaaaaacataaatttatagggattaaaaataaacaaaaatatcttacaaagactaaaattaaaaaaatcataaacttatatgaactaatttttttaaaaaaaaatgaacttacatGAACCATAAATAAAAAAGCACTAACttacatacataaaaaatatttttaagtctttcgtatattaaatatttactgtttttttgttaattttttatttttttcaaataatatttgtttaatttgatttgattttacttttaGTTCTAATACActctatcaaaattaaaatattttatttctttttaaataaacttaattttaagcCTATTGTGatattaatttatctttaatttggatttaacttttaatttttaaattggaCATACTATATCAATGAAAAAGATGTCTTgatttcaataatttattttcattttttttaattttaaaagtcttaCCTCTTTAATCTAgtcttatttaatataatacaatattcattgttaataataaaaatttattttttttctttataaattttatttaaatttagaaaataccTATGCTATGTATGAAAACTTTCTAGTTAATTGTATAAATCTTGACATGCAATATTAtacttaaatagaaaaatacaaaatataccATGTAAggtcattttcaaattaattatcaatattatgaatggattttttttattgataaatattaatttattaattttgtttgaaatatcaTATTTGAATTTGTGATTTCTCCAAtccattctctttttttttttaatttcctttattctttttcaatcagtaaattaatcttatatcttTATGAATAGGTTAATCCATTGGATATTGTCCATATTAGTTATATTTTGTACGAGTAAAGCATAAGATCATATAGAAATGAAATTTCCGAGTTTGGTACTGCAAACATGTCTTATTCATTTAGTGTCAATATTTGTGGGTCATTCTAttatatatctatatctatatatatatatagatagataagaGTATGAGTTAAGCTAAAGGGATGCAATATTGCAAGGAGCCAATGACATTTGCATTTCCATAATCCATAATGATCTACATTACATGATGCTCACTTATGCcaaaattaaatgtctctatCATCACGTTCAATCAATTCAATTTGAATCTTCTCATTTTGTCGAATGATATGATATATTAGGTTGGAGAgaaatactaatatatattttattaaataaaaaatcatcaattatAGAATTCACTTATTAGATATgataaagttatatttttttttctttcgaatATAACCATATCACATTGTTTAATAATATAAGAGCATCTAAACCCAaatccaaaatcaattaatgACAAACAACTTTTAGTGGAGTAGTAAAAATTGTGAATGAACAAttcattaaattatatcaaCATGTTTTGTGGGTCAAAATGATAACGTGaagtatgtaaaaaaatatttatttattcattttgtcACATAACATTAGTATGAATTATTATCAGATTTGTTGATATCAAATATCTGCTTAGCTGATTATTtttagggaaatttttttcactcattcatattttttcatCTACCATTAGTGATTTAGTGTGGTATGTGGTGCACGTTacagaatatttatttttgaagtgaATTTCTTTCCTCACAATATAGTAAAATGAATTCACTTATTCCAGTAGTAAAATTTGGAAACTTAATggccttaatattttttaaaaatagacaaTTCACGAATTcaattgttaaataattatgCATGTTGAGCTTGACATTGAGGACGctataattgaattgaattttcaACAGTTAGTGAATCATGTTCATAATAAGTACTTAGATAATTCAGAATTCGCGTTATCATCGATCAATgtcacaatttattttatatttcaccAAACTTTAAGGTTTCTAAGGAGGCTAGCGAATTCAGTTGCTTATGGTCTAACCAGAGTAGCAAATTCTTACGCTGGTCACCGGATTTTTCATAGTCCTCGGAATTTTATTGCTTAACAAATTGCTTTGGAAATAATACAAGTATGttgctataaaaaaataataattacgtatgttaaaatttagataaattaaatatttatgagtACGCAGTTAGCcaacatttacttttttttagaaatgtatTGTATGTTAAGATAAAAAGTTGAttgataaaatatcaaataatttttaaattatatgaatttttatatattgaatCTACTTAATGTGACCTCCAGCTAATGCATGGctacaaaaaatcattaaattaattaaactaaacgAGACTTAATCCTCAAATAAGTGcacaataacaaaataacataatattttcttgtgtttataaaatattaacttttatattttacatttattttataacagttttatgttatattatattatatcgaGTCTCATAACTTATAAAACTCGTCATCAAATGTCTCTATCTATATCCATGTCCTATCACATTTACATTTTGTattgtatttttcaaaaatacacTTTCGGAAAAGGCTAGCTCAAACCACCATTCAACAAGATTGACAAAGAGTTGTATCAAGTGAATAACATTTctcataaaacaattttattaattatccgATGAGTAATTCTACCATTAAAAAGAATGCTATGGCAAATGCAATACAttcttttcaatataatttttgttattaattaattaaaatttactagaACTATGATGGATTTCATTCATAATTATGTGAGTTTAATTCCCTTAATGGTAGATTGGTGAGATTTCAACTTTGTAATAAAGTAGTTCACGTGAGTTTAAAACtggcaaaaattaaaattaaagagaaaataaattagtgTAGAGCCATCATAGCTAGAGAagtggttaaaaaaaataaaaatataaaattaatatagatAATACACCAAACaccatgtttaaaaaaaatgtgaataatCACATACTCTACATATAAAACTAAGGAGAATATTAACTATTCATATTTATTCATGGATAGTTAATATTAACTCTTATGTATGCCTAACATACTTACTCTAAAATAATACTTCTAAGAGAAGGTTTGGATTAACGCTTGAAAAACATGACTTGAGTTTAAGACATTTGATCAGGATGTTTTAATGTGTGTtagaaacatattttaaattgtggACGTAGTCAAGTTTTATTGAAGTATTTAGAAGTAATTTTTACATCATCATTAACTTGagtcatataatttattttaactataacCCTATTTAATGATGAATAATAAAACACATTTTGgtaatatatacataaaatcaattttgattgtaagttttaaattatattgtgacAAAATCAGTTTTTTAATATGTGTTATTCGAGCAAAAATCATGTTACAAACACAAGTTTacttaatatcaattttataatatcacGTGTttgattcaaaatcaatttttgcaaGCGTACGTGTCTAAATATACATGTACTATAAATATCATTatcaaatgttttatttatttatttttataccaattctttaaaaaaatgttcctTTTCCTAAAAGATAATGAAAATTCTCCTAATAAGTCATCAGGTAactctcttttatatatattcccTTTTTGAATAGTCTAGAATATATCTAGTTTACagagttttatttttcctctttgtatattaaacttactattttttttttaaaaaaaaagtgcagtaATCATATATCTAGTTTACAGAGTTTctgttattatatattttgccaCAAATTGAAGTGAATGTTTAGTCTGAaagaaactaataattaatacagATTGTGCTCAACAAATTACACGTGGGATCGTTGAAGGGAAGGGAAAATCTTTGGACTGTGTTGTTGAAGTGGAACGTGGAAAAAAGCGAAGAGCAAAGTGGCTAATGAAGGGATCAACCATGCATGTGGTTGACACTATTCTTTGTGTCCTGGTTGCTTAATTTGCTGCATCTTACGTACGAAAGCGAGAACAATGCGTCTGCGTGGGCctacgaagtttttttttttttttttatcataaataatttagatgAGTTGGATTTCATAATTCACTTGTAATggattcttataaaaatatttacagatTATCTCTTAATAAAACTTTCacattaacaataaaaattaaacatattttcttataaGATACGAATATCTTTTATCCTTATCCattggattaattttttttttggttgtggTCCCAAAAGTGAGACCAGCCACATGCAGTTTGTGACCCTAGCGGACTTGTTTTCTTAACTCATTAACTCTATATGCCCTATGCCACAAGCAACAGCAAATTGCTTCTGTTGCTGCTTATTCTTGCTCTGCCAAATTTATGTACATGTTTGTCCTGTCGATCTAGTAGGAATGATTTTAAAGGGTCTTCATAAAATTAAGTTACATACTCATGAAGAGGTGAggaattttatgttaaaataatgaAGCATTTGATAGAAGAGAAAAAGTTTTTCATGTATGAAATCATGATTCCTGAAAACTgtgaaatacaaaaattatgttttttggaataaataaaaattttagaatcttaagataaattttctagaaatcaaagagttatatattatttttatcatatcaaacaatttaataatcatatcaaataatttaataaagagtAAGATGATATATTTACTGTAGTAAAAATTAATCagaaaaataagattttcaCCTTTTCACATGAAATTTTTTCCTgagaaattgattaaaattaaacatatgtattgtgtattttttttattaaggtaTTGTGTATTGATTTAAGTACAAATTTCATCTGATTTTTTAaagcatataatttttaattaaaaggaaaCAACATTACATGaactttataattaaatacataaatgTAGCTAAACTGTAATTTTTCAACTTAATAgttgtaattaaatatttttattttcacaattgAAAAACAATTCATAagctaaaaattatatttgtataaaacaCAATACGTAAATTGAACACAAAATATGCCAAATTCAAAGGTTCATATACAGATCTTTACATACCAAAGAAGtacagtgtttttttttttacataagtaGAAATACAGTGCTATGTGCCCCTGTTAAATCCCAAGAGCCAAAACTAATTAAATACCTGAGATTATAGGACTTGTAACATTACtctaattaataaacattacgATTAACAATGTGGAATGATTACCACTATGGCAATGGCCCACCGCCCAAGATATTAGGAGAAATATGCATCTGGTATGAGGGATTTAAGTGTCGGCAAAATGGTTTTTTATACTTGGATGCAACTTGCTAAGACTCTTGGCGATGACATGACTTTGgcttttgttaaaattaaacaaaaatggtCCAACTTAAAAGTTAAGCCAATTAACTTATTGGATCCAAAAGAAAttacttaattatcaattttatttaagctCTAAAACGAATACTAAGAACTAATGAACGTAATCAACTCGTATGATTAATGAATGATatattataagttaattttgttatttaattgatCACTCATTGTTCAGcaattttgtctttatttttattagtgggGACTCCTACAGTTAACCTATAATCTTAGATAGGCTGGAAGCGCTTACGTGCAAACTAAATCTTTCCATTAACAACTTCAAAGAactttcttttagaaaaaataaaataaaaagtaagataTACTGTAGAAAGAAAGAATACTCGATCTTATGTACATATGAATATAACACGAAAAGGTCAATAAATGATTGATACCTTGATGGCTAATTTAGCAGCATCTACATGTTTTGAGCTTTATTTGAATGGTGCTTGTTGTCCTTGGATTCTCTTTAGTTTGACAGAGGGGTACAAAGCATGTTCTCCTAGAGCTGTTTTTCGTTTTTTGGGTCATAAAAGCTTGTGGGCATGCTCAAACCATACAAAGGTTAATAGGAGTGACCAATATATCATTGGGCATTTATAGCTTTTCGTGATTGGAAATTTACAGAAGAAAGTTTCATTGTAGATTTATAGTGGGATAATATATAAAGTACTACTATCATATTGGGCATTTATTGTTTTTCGTTATTGGACATATTTTTTGTCATATACGTAAATTTGGTCTTTgatgatatttaatttaaatataatgtttacttttctttaatagttttttttaaactcaAAGTTTTTCTGGGCAAGtgtcaataattaatttatcatggtattgaaatttatttaagggTCAAAATTTTAACTACATTCAGAGGAATGAATAGtcctttactaaaaaaaataactaaactaGAATCTGAAgtttctaattaaaatataatttgggaTAATAAAGTTATTCAGTTCTTTTAGATATAGTCCCGTCATTCTTTACTATCcgtcttttaatatttttatataaaaataaaaaatgtaataatttttcttgatgTTAATAAAGTAGttataaagtttttattttatacttttcatttttacttcaatgtaaatatatatttgtaaattaattacaGTTTGAGTAGAAAATAAGAGTGTAAGTAACAAAAACTTaactaattaatgttattttcaactttaaaaataatagataaatagaaacaaaaccttcaaaaaaattaacaattataaaaaggaacgcaagaaatatttgatatattaatGCTCCATTGACTAAtttctttctatatatataaaaattagaatagCTATATTGAACGAGGTTATTTTTAGCTATCATTACTTAACGAAAACATTTTTAGCTATTTTTCTTGTGTGAGAGTGTTTTTAgagatttttcttaatcttttatctcttctgagatatatttttaatatttttagttctaacttgaatttttaatatttttaaaagaaaatatcaataattaaataataatgtatcattgtaaattatttatcataaatctaaaatataatttatatgttcaaaaatattaattttattacaaattttaattaaaagataatttatgtatttaaatttttttattttaaatcttaattatataattaaacatttattttttataatgctaaggttaaaatacaaattaattaataagtcATAGAAAAAGAAGTTCATACTGGCTAAGCTAATACGTTACTTcctaaataaacatttattttcccTCGTTAATTAGATTTAATCATTAATCtaaggataaaattaaattaaactttttatgatattttagaaatatcTTATTACTCAATGAAATGCCGAAGCTCAATTTCTATACACTTTTAgtgtaataaaatttacattgtctcctaaaaaaatattccgAATCAAATAGAACTACGGACATCACACTGCATGTTGGAAATCAAACtgaattgcttttttttttttttaagtgtttgggATTGACATTTTAgagggaaagaaaaaagaaaggtaaattttagtttttagattAACAAAGCTATGCAGTGTTGTATATACTaaacaaaaagattaaaatattaagtATGCATGTATAGTATTGTTCACGACCGAGAACCTTAGAAAGTTCTAAAGTCAATTAAAACCTTAAAAAATCCTAATGATCTCTCTTTGTGTGACTTGGCATAACTTAAAGAgagttatgtttatttattgaaaGTGATTCAGCCCAAGGATTAGAGGCCAACCAATTATGAGGAGTCCTTAATTGGACAGTCCACAACCTCAAGTACTAAGCCTGAAAGTGTGAGGaaacttacaaaaaaaatggagaCTATTCAGCAAGGACAGCATACCATTGCCTCGTGAATTCAATCATTGAAACCAACCATCtcaaagaagaagacgaatggATGCAattatgaaagctaaaaatacCTCCTAAAATAAAGCATTTTCTTTGGAGGATTTTGAGAGGATGCTTGCCATTAAGAACTCAATTGCAGTCCAAAGGAGTTCATTGCCCCCACGAGTGCCCCTTTTGTGAGACTAACTTTGGAAATGATTGGCACTTGTTTTTTGGTTGCGTTCATGCAGTAACTATATGGAAAAAGGCTGGGTCATGGAACATTATTCAACATCAATTTCATGCAGTGGAAGGCATCAAAGCATTGTTATTTCATCTCCTATCTTCCCTTGAAACGGATATCAAAGAGTAACTGGCAATCATCTTATGGACGATCTGGACTAGAAGAAATCAGAAAATTTTTGAAGCTGTGGAAATCCCACATCATATCTCTATCAAATTCATCTCAGTTACTCGTGGAGTGGAAGCATGAAAGAAAACGGAACTCCGTGAACACTCCCAGTCCTCAAAGTCAAGCTCATGCAATCTGGATTCCTCCAACATCTGGCTCGCTGAAATTAAATGTGGATGCTGCAATTTTCCTGAGCATATCTTGCTTTGGTGCTGGAATGTGTATCAGGGACGAAAATGGTAGATTTCTACAAGCCAGAACGCAGTGGAACTATGGTGAACCAAGCCCTCTGGAAGCTGAAGCCTGGGCGTTGTTACAAGGGATTAATTGGATACATGAACTGGTTACCAAAATGTTGAGATTGAAGTTGATTGTTAGTCCATTGTAGATGATCTCCATAGTTGTAATAGACACAACACAAatgttcaaatccttttttctaAGTGTAGGGAGTTCTAAAGAATATTTTCTAACTCATTCGTGAGTTTTATTCAGAGGTAAGCCAATAATATTGTTCACTTGTTAGTTCGAGTATCATTATCATTTGCTAGCATCCAAAACTTTGATCATATTTCAAATTGTATTTACTATGTTCTTATGAATGAAATGAAGTAGTTCtcttcctaaaaaaaaaagcctGAACGTGTAGGTGCTATGCTCGGTCGGTCTATTTGAAGatccaaatattttcttttttattttaaaaattgtcaaGTTAAAGGTATTTATTAGAAATGTAAAAAGTTATCTTCTATCCCCTTTTCATCCAAAACTCACAAACATATAAGGGACTTCTCTCATTCCCATACACGAGAATACTGCAGCTGAATAATAGGTTGTTGTTTTCTGTTACTCCATGTTGTTTCCTgtatctctgttttttttttttttttcaatatgtgATGTGTGATAATCTTTGCATTTAGGGACAGAGAACCTCCAATAGAAAAGGGAACAGAGGGACAAAGGATAGTTGACTAATTTCTCATTGCCTTCCAATTCAATACAACACTGCTATATATATCACAGTTACTCTCCTTCTAACAAACTAATTCCCTCTAATAGAATAGGAAACATTCTAGAGCTAACAGAATCTCCCTAATACCCCTCCTATACTATTAAATCTTGCGCTACTAATAAAGCACGAAATCCTTCCACTTCTTTGGTGTGACAACAGTTCTGTTAATCATGGACTCTACCTCCTTAATCATTGGGTCATTGGCTTTATTTAATTGCTCTTTCACACTGGGCTTGGACATATCAATATTCCCTGCATCAAAATTAACCTTGTCCCCAAGGTTATAAGCAACCTTCAGAGTGGTCCAATCTTCCTATGAAGTATCATCAGGGGAGAGACCCTCCCATTGGACAAGCACTTGGCATTGACTAGAGCCATCCACGATAATCCTCTTGAAATTTAGGATAGCTAGAGGAACATCCAAAGGGTCATTACCTACAACAAAAGAAGGAAGGGAATCCACTTGACTAGGAAGAGGGCCTGCAGGAGGTTCAACTTAGACAGTGGAAAACAGAATGAATCTTGCACGAAGGTGGAAGGTCCAAGCGATAGGCTACAGGCCCAATGCATTCAAGCACACGAAAAGAGCcataaaaacattttgaaagcTTGGTAAACTTGCAACCTAAGAGTGAAAATTGTTCGTGTGGCTGCAATTTGACATATGCCCAATCTCATACCATTAGAGTACATTCGTGGCGATGTTTATCAACAATGGCCTTTATTCGATTGTGAGCTTTCAAAAGGTTCTTTTAGAGCAAGGCAAGGATCTCATCATGTTCCAAGAGGACAGGATCACAAGCAGCAATTTGTAGAAGTACCCTCACATAAGCAGGAATTGATAGGGTTGGCTTACCATACATAATTTGGAATGGAGAGAAATCAGAAGTTGAATGAATATAGGTGTTGTAATGATATCCCGTCCATGGAAGGAATTTCACCCACAAGGAAGGTTTGACATGGATGAAATCCCACAAATACTACTCAATGGTCATGTTCATAACCTCGGTTTGCCCATTTGTCTCTGGATGGTAAGTCGAACTCATACAGAGGAATGTCCTACTTAGCTTAAACAAGTCGAACCAAAAGCAGCTGATGAAAATTGGGTCACGATCTAAAACCAAGCTTGCTGGAAATCTATGGTGTTTG
This window harbors:
- the LOC100527633 gene encoding uncharacterized protein LOC100527633 codes for the protein MQWKASKHCYFISYLPLKRISKSNWQSSYGRSGLEEIRKFLKLWKSHIISLSNSSQLLVEWKHERKRNSVNTPSPQSQAHAIWIPPTSGSLKLNVDAAIFLSISCFGAGMCIRDENGRFLQARTQWNYGEPSPLEAEAWALLQGINWIHELVTKMLRLKLIVSPL